A region from the Mycolicibacterium litorale genome encodes:
- a CDS encoding SDR family NAD(P)-dependent oxidoreductase: protein MDRKTFDRLFDLTDRTVVVTGGTRGIGLALAEGFVLAGARVVVASRKPDACERTAEHLRGLGGQAIGVPTHLGDIDALATLVDRTVAEFGGIDVLVNNAANALAQPLGEMTPEAWSKSYDVNLRGPVFLVQHALPHLKNSAHAAVLNTVSVGAFNFAPGVSMYAAGKAALLSFTRSMAAAYAPYGIRVNALAPGPVDTDMMRNNPQEAIDAMTESTLMKRLASPDEMVGAALLLVSDAGSYLTGQAIIVDGGGTPR from the coding sequence GTGGACCGCAAGACATTCGACCGTCTCTTCGATCTGACCGACCGCACCGTCGTCGTCACCGGTGGCACCCGCGGTATCGGCCTCGCCCTCGCCGAGGGCTTCGTCCTGGCCGGGGCCCGGGTGGTGGTGGCCAGCCGCAAACCCGACGCCTGCGAGCGGACCGCCGAACACCTGCGCGGGCTGGGCGGGCAGGCGATCGGGGTTCCCACCCACCTCGGGGACATCGACGCGCTCGCCACGCTGGTCGACCGGACCGTCGCGGAGTTCGGCGGCATCGACGTCCTGGTCAACAACGCCGCCAACGCGCTGGCCCAGCCGCTGGGGGAGATGACACCCGAGGCGTGGTCGAAGTCCTACGACGTCAACCTGCGCGGTCCGGTGTTCCTGGTGCAGCACGCGCTGCCGCATCTGAAGAACAGTGCGCACGCCGCGGTGCTCAACACCGTGTCGGTCGGCGCGTTCAACTTCGCGCCCGGGGTGTCGATGTACGCCGCGGGCAAGGCGGCGCTGCTGTCGTTCACCCGGTCGATGGCCGCGGCCTACGCGCCGTACGGCATCCGCGTGAACGCGCTGGCACCCGGTCCCGTCGACACCGACATGATGCGCAACAACCCGCAGGAGGCGATCGACGCGATGACCGAGTCGACGCTGATGAAGCGGCTGGCCTCACCGGACGAGATGGTCGGCGCCGCATTGCTGTTGGTGTCGGATGCAGGCAGCTACCTGACCGGTCAGGCGATCATCGTGGACGGCGGCGGAACGCCTCGCTAG
- a CDS encoding enoyl-CoA hydratase-related protein, translating to MTVLELTYPRPDIAVVTLNRPEKLNALSYELVEALHTTLGDLAANNDCRVVVLTGAGRGFCSGLDLTEPNPTAAGGGTEFPRSGMRWQERIAELTTRLHRLRQPVIAAVNGPAYGGGFAIAAAADIRLASHTARFCTQFIKLGLGGCDIGVSYTLPRIVGAGHAFDLILTARDVDAAEALRLGLVSRVSENVVGDALSIAETLCGYGRFGLESTKQVLWANLEAGSLEQAIHLENRSQILASTSGEMRDASEAFRRRPR from the coding sequence ATGACAGTCCTGGAGCTGACCTACCCGCGGCCCGACATCGCCGTGGTCACCCTCAACCGCCCCGAGAAACTCAACGCGCTGTCCTACGAGCTCGTCGAGGCGTTGCACACCACCCTCGGCGACCTCGCGGCGAACAACGACTGCCGGGTGGTGGTGCTCACCGGCGCGGGACGCGGGTTCTGCTCCGGTCTCGACCTCACCGAGCCCAATCCCACGGCGGCCGGTGGTGGCACGGAGTTCCCCCGGTCGGGCATGCGCTGGCAGGAGCGCATCGCCGAGCTGACCACGCGGCTGCACCGGCTGCGCCAGCCCGTGATCGCCGCGGTCAACGGACCCGCCTACGGCGGCGGCTTCGCCATCGCAGCGGCCGCCGACATCCGGCTGGCGTCGCACACCGCGCGGTTCTGCACACAGTTCATCAAACTGGGGCTCGGCGGCTGCGACATCGGGGTCAGCTACACCCTGCCGCGCATCGTCGGCGCCGGACACGCGTTCGACCTCATTCTCACCGCCCGCGACGTCGACGCCGCCGAGGCGCTTCGGCTCGGGCTGGTGTCGAGGGTGTCGGAGAACGTGGTCGGCGATGCCCTGTCGATCGCCGAAACCCTCTGCGGATATGGCAGATTCGGCCTCGAATCGACCAAGCAGGTGCTGTGGGCGAACCTGGAGGCGGGCAGCCTGGAACAGGCGATCCACCTGGAGAACCGCAGCCAGATCCTGGCGTCGACGAGCGGGGAGATGCGCGACGCTAGCGAGGCGTTCCGCCGCCGTCCACGATGA
- the nei2 gene encoding endonuclease VIII Nei2 has protein sequence MPEGDTVYRTATALREGLEGKTLTRCDVRVPRYATVDLTGHVVDQVLSRGKHLFIRVGPASIHSHLKMEGSWKVVPASRPSRAGYRIRIILEAGEGEEAVQAAGIDLGVLEILERDHDMDAVAHLGPDLLGDDWEPRIAAANLAADPERRLSEALLDQRIMAGVGNVYANELCFVSGHLPTAPVGALKDPLRMVQRARDMLWLNRTRWNRTTTGDTRPGRDVWVYGRAGKPCRRCGTPIMRDGNGDRVTYWCPHCQR, from the coding sequence ATGCCCGAAGGCGACACCGTGTACCGCACGGCCACCGCGTTGCGGGAAGGTCTGGAAGGCAAGACGCTGACCCGCTGCGACGTCCGCGTGCCGCGATACGCCACCGTCGACCTCACCGGGCACGTCGTCGACCAGGTGCTCAGCCGAGGTAAACACCTGTTCATCCGGGTCGGACCGGCCAGCATCCACTCCCATCTGAAGATGGAGGGCAGCTGGAAGGTGGTGCCGGCGTCGCGCCCGAGCCGGGCGGGGTACCGCATCCGGATCATCCTGGAGGCAGGCGAGGGTGAAGAGGCGGTGCAGGCCGCGGGTATCGACCTGGGCGTGCTGGAGATCCTCGAGCGCGATCACGACATGGACGCCGTCGCCCACCTCGGACCCGATCTGCTCGGCGACGACTGGGAGCCGCGCATCGCGGCGGCGAACCTCGCCGCAGACCCGGAGCGCAGATTGTCCGAGGCGCTGCTGGATCAGCGAATAATGGCCGGTGTCGGCAACGTCTACGCCAACGAGTTGTGCTTCGTCAGCGGCCATCTGCCGACCGCACCGGTGGGCGCGCTCAAGGACCCGCTGCGCATGGTGCAGCGCGCTCGGGACATGTTGTGGCTCAACAGGACTCGATGGAACCGCACCACCACCGGCGACACCAGGCCGGGCCGCGACGTCTGGGTGTACGGCCGGGCCGGGAAGCCGTGCCGCCGCTGCGGGACACCGATCATGCGTGACGGCAACGGTGACCGGGTCACGTACTGGTGCCCGCACTGTCAGCGCTGA
- a CDS encoding RNA-binding protein has translation MRRIWSFPGACAVALLFTGLTPVVPAAQATVCGSVGGRFVDVSGCSDPFAYLNDALTPPPPPPPPPPSGAPPPPPPTPAYVPPPAPNVNVCANVGRRISVSGCI, from the coding sequence GTGCGAAGAATCTGGTCGTTCCCCGGGGCGTGCGCGGTCGCGCTCCTGTTCACGGGCCTGACCCCCGTCGTCCCGGCGGCGCAGGCCACCGTGTGCGGATCCGTCGGCGGCAGGTTCGTCGACGTCAGCGGCTGTTCCGATCCGTTCGCCTACCTCAACGACGCGCTGACCCCGCCGCCCCCGCCACCGCCACCCCCACCGTCCGGTGCGCCGCCACCGCCACCACCCACGCCGGCGTACGTGCCGCCGCCCGCACCGAACGTCAACGTGTGTGCGAACGTGGGCAGGCGGATCAGCGTCAGCGGATGCATCTAG